In Azoarcus sp. PA01, the sequence ACCTCATTGAGCCGCTTGCCGTCATTGACGTTGGCCCCGGTCACGATGAACGACAACGGGACGCCACGGCCGTCCACCAGCAAATGGCGTTTGCTGCCCTTTTTTCCCCCGATCCGTCGGGTTGGGGCCGACGGCTTCCTGCGCCAAGGGGGCCTTCATCATGGCTCCATCGACGCTTTGCCAGCGCCAGGCGATGCCCTCCATCTCGTCGTACTCGGCCAGCCCCGCTTTCCACACTGCCTCGAAGAAGCCCGCTTCTTCCCATTCAAGGAAGCGCTTGTGGATGGCGCTGGCGCTGCCAAAGCGCTCCTTGGGCAAGGCCTTCCATTGGCAACCCGTGCGAAGCACGTACACGATGGCCTCGAACACCTGTCGCGCCGGCTTCGGGGGACGACCGGCGCCGGGCTTGCGCAAGTACTGCTTGTCTGGCGACGGCACGCGCTGCGGTACCAGCGGTTCCACCCGCTGCCAGAACGCATCCGTTACCACCCACGATTCGACTCGCGTCGCCATCCTCTCTCTCCGACGCCGTGGAGCTATCGTCAGGACTGGTGTATGAGCAGATCTTGATATGAAGACTTGATGAGGCGGCGTGCCTCTGCTGAGAATGGTTTGTCGAGAACGATTTTCAGCAACCACGGAGGTCACGCCATGAAGAAGGATACGAGTAGGCAGTCGGTTGAGCAATCGGAGGTGGGTCTGTCGCTGGAGGAACTGATCCGACGGGGTGCGCGCGATCTGATCCAGAAGGCGATCGAGGTCGAGGTGCGGCAATTGTTGGCCGACTACGAGAACGTGAAGATGCTGGGCGGGCAGAAGGCGGTGGTCAGGAACGGCTATCTGCCGGCCCGCGAAGTGCTCACGGCAGTCGGCAATGTGGAAGTGTGTGTGCCCAAGGTCCGTGATCGCTCGGGCAGCGGCGTGAAGTTCAATTCGACCCTGGTGCCGCCGTATGTTCGCCGCTCGGCGCGGGTGTCGGCCGCGCTGCCCTGGTTGTACCTGAAGGGCATTTCGACCGGCGACATGCGCGAGGCGCTCACGGTGCTGCTCGGCGAGGAGGCACGCGGGCTGTCGCCCAACGTGGTCAGCCGCCTGAAGGCCGAGTGGGCGAGCGACTACACCGACTGGATGAAACGGGATCTGTCCGATGCTCGCTACGTCTATTGGTGGGCTGACGGCGTGCACACCAGTCTGCGAGCCGAAGACGATGCCCGTCAGTGCCTGCTCGTGATCATCGGCGTCAAGCTCGACGGCACCAAGGAGTTGGTCACGGTCGGTGATGGACTGCGTGAATCCAAGGCATCCTGGCTCGAACTGCTGCGCGACCTGAAGAACCGTGGGCTCGAACGGGGTCCTCGGCTGGCCGTAGGCGATGGCGCGTTGGGTTTCTGGGGCGCGCTCGACGAGACCTATCCCGAGACGCGACGCCAGCGTTGCTGGGTGCACAAGACCGCCAACGTCCTGAACGCGTTGCCGAAGTCGCTCCAGGCGAAAGCCAAAGCGGCCCTCCACGAGATCTGGATGGCGCCCACCCGCGCGCTGGCCGAGCAGGCGTTCAAGCAGTTCGTCGAGAGCTACCAGGCGAAATACCCGAAGGCGGCCGAAAAACTCATCAAGGACCGGGACGCGTTGCTCGCCTTCTACGACTTTCCTGCCGAACACTGGGTTCATCTGCGCACGACCAATCCAATCGAGTCGACCTTCGCCACCGTGCGTCACCGCACGACCCGCACGAAGAACTGCGTGACGCGCTCGACGTTCCTGGGCCTGTCCTTGAAGCTCGTGCAGGAAGCCGAGAAGTCGTGGCGCCGTATCAAGAAGGCCGAACGCATTGCCGAACTGATGCAGGGAGTCGTCTTTGCAGACGGGGTGCCGGTGAAAGAGCACGAGCAGGAACAGCAGCGGCTCGCCGCCTGATCGGTCATGCCGAGTGGATTTCATACACCAGACTTGACGATAGCTCCCGCTATCTGAACATGACTCTGCTCGCCGAGCAGAAGAAGGAGGCGCTGCGGCTGGCCGCATGAACTGGCCGCCCGCTTTCAGCGCCGCTTCGGGCTACGCCCTGCGCGGCGCCGAAAGCGAAATGACATCAACCAAGCCGTGCTCACCCAATTTGCACAACTTGACGCACACAACTTGAGCGGCAGATGATCCACGCATTGCCGCCCGAAGCGGGCCTGAGGCCCAAGGTGGGCAAGGGCCGAGGTGCTGTCCGGGGCAAGATTGCTGGGATGACAGCACAGATCAGTTACCTGCATTGAATCTAGGCAGTCGCTGAAGGCCGGGATGGTTCAGAATCTGCA encodes:
- a CDS encoding IS256 family transposase — protein: MKKDTSRQSVEQSEVGLSLEELIRRGARDLIQKAIEVEVRQLLADYENVKMLGGQKAVVRNGYLPAREVLTAVGNVEVCVPKVRDRSGSGVKFNSTLVPPYVRRSARVSAALPWLYLKGISTGDMREALTVLLGEEARGLSPNVVSRLKAEWASDYTDWMKRDLSDARYVYWWADGVHTSLRAEDDARQCLLVIIGVKLDGTKELVTVGDGLRESKASWLELLRDLKNRGLERGPRLAVGDGALGFWGALDETYPETRRQRCWVHKTANVLNALPKSLQAKAKAALHEIWMAPTRALAEQAFKQFVESYQAKYPKAAEKLIKDRDALLAFYDFPAEHWVHLRTTNPIESTFATVRHRTTRTKNCVTRSTFLGLSLKLVQEAEKSWRRIKKAERIAELMQGVVFADGVPVKEHEQEQQRLAA